AGGCTGATCGAATTGACCACTGACTTGCCCTGCAGGCACTTCAATCCCGCTTCGATGACCGACCACTTGGAACTGTCGACCACGACCGGAACGCGGGCGATCTCGGGCTCGCTTGCCATCAGATTCAAGAATGTGGTGATTGCGGCCTCTGAATCGAGCATGCCCTCGTCCATGTTCACGTCGATCAGGTTCGCACCGCCGCGAACCTGTTCGAGAGCGACGTCGAGGGCTGTGGCGAAGTCGTTCTTCTTGATCAGGTTCGCGAAGCGCCGCGAACCCGTGACGTTTGTGCGCTCTCCGATCATCGTGAAGTTCGAGTCCGGTGTGATCTTGAACGACTCCAGCCCCGAGTAGCGCGTGTAGCGCTGGACCTCGGGGATCGAACGCGGAACGATACCGTCGACGGCGCGGGCGATGGCCGCGATGTGGTCGGGTGTCGTACCGCAGCAACCGCCCAGGATATTGGCGAGCCCGCTTTCAGCGAACTCTCGCAGCAACGCGGCGGTCGTCTCCGGTTCTTCATCGTAGGCGCCCATTGCGTTGGGCAGGCCGGCGTTCGGATAGGCGTGGATATGGGTATCGGCCAGACCCGAAAGCTCTTCGATGTAGGGCCGCAGTTCGGTCGCGCCCAGACCGCAGTTCAGTCCCACCGAAATCGGCCGCGCGTGTTCGACCGCCGCCCAGAAGGACTCGACCGTCGGTCCCGACAGGAGTCGCCCCGCCTTGTCGCTGATCGAGCCCGAGATCACCAGCGGAAGCTCTTTACCGATTTCCTCGAACACTTCCAAGCACGCTGCGATTCCGGCCTTGGCGTTGAGCAGATCGAAAATCGTCTCGATCGCGAGCAGATCGGCGCCGCCTTCGATCAGTCCGCGGATTTGCACCGCGTAGGCGTCCTTCACCTGATCGAACGTGTGCGTCCGATACCCGGGGTCCTCGACGCTCGGGGAGAGTGAGAGCGTCACATTCAACGGCCCGATCGAACCGAGCACGAATCGCGGCTTGTCGGGATTGTTGGCCGAATACTCGTCGCAGGCCGTTCGAGCGAGCTTCGCCGCTGCAACGTTGATCTCGTGGCAGTGGTCTTCCAGTCCGTAGTCGGATTGCGAGATCGGCGTCGCAGTGAAACTGGCCGTGGTCACGATATCGGCGCCCGCATCCAGGTAGGCCCGATAGACCTGATCGATCACCTGCGGACGGGTCAGACACAGGACATCGCTATTGCCCTTGAGGTCGCGCGGGTGTTCGGCGAAGCGCTCGCCCCGAAAATCGGCCTCCTCCAGCCCGAAGCCCTGTAGAAAGGCCCCCATCGAACCGTCGATCACGAGGATGCGCTCGGCGAGCCGGGACTTCAGCGTCTGGGTTCGGTCGCGGGATGTGGTGTGAGGCTTGCTCATGGCTGCGCGAATGATAGACGGGATCGGCAGCCTGTGCAGTCCCTCTTGACTAGGTTTTTCGCCATTCCGCGAAGGCTGAGGGCCTTTCAGGCCGGACTGACAGAAGATCGTTCGGTCAAGCCTCTACCCCGGGGTTACCCGGCCGGGAATTGCTACGTTGCATTGCCCCCTGCCGAAAAAACGTCCCCCGCAGCCCAATCAAAGGAATTCGCATGTCAGAGCCCGAGCCGGTGAGTTCTCTTTCCTTTTTCGCAGATCGCTTCGGTGTCGACGAGAACAGCCTGGCCGCCACGCTCGGAACTGCACTCGAGCGGCCGATCGACTACGCAGATCTGTTCTTCGAGTACAGCACCCAGGATTCCGTTTCGCTCGAAGAGGGCATCGTCAAAGGCGGCAGTCGACACCTGGAGCAGGGAGTGGGCGTGCGCGCACAGGTCGGCGAACGCCAGGGCTATGCGCACTCCGACGAGATCACGGTCGACAGTCTGAAACTCGCCGCCACGACTGCGCGCGCGATCGCGCAGGGGAGCAGTGAAGATCGTTCGGTCGCCGTGTCGGGAAAGGGGCAGGCGGTACGCGATCTGTATCCGGTTGCCCAGCCTGCGACCGAAGTGGCGGTTTCGCAGAAGGTCGACTTGCTCGAAGAGATCGACGCCTACGCGCGTGCACACGATCCACGCGTCAAGCAGGTGATGGCCAGCGTGATCGCACAACACCGCCACCTCCTGATTGCGGGCAGCGACGGTCGCCTGGTCGGAGACATTCAACCGCTCGTGCGTCTGAACGTGCAGGTGATTGCCGAAGACGGTTCGCAACGCGAAATCGGCTACCAGGGGATGGGCGGGCGCTACGGTTTTGACGAACTGGTCGATCCCAAGGCCTGGAAGAAGCTGGTCGATCAGGCGGTACACGCCGCGGTCGTCAATCTGGAGGCGCAGGCGTGTCCTGCGGGTACCATGGACGTGGTGCTGGGACCGGGTTGGCCGGGCATCCTCCTGCACGAGGCGATCGGTCACGGTCTGGAAGGTGATTTCAATCGCAAGAAGACCTCGGCGTTTTCCGATCGGGTTGGCGAACGCGTGGCGGCAGACGGAGTGA
The sequence above is a segment of the bacterium genome. Coding sequences within it:
- the tldD gene encoding metalloprotease TldD, with the translated sequence MSEPEPVSSLSFFADRFGVDENSLAATLGTALERPIDYADLFFEYSTQDSVSLEEGIVKGGSRHLEQGVGVRAQVGERQGYAHSDEITVDSLKLAATTARAIAQGSSEDRSVAVSGKGQAVRDLYPVAQPATEVAVSQKVDLLEEIDAYARAHDPRVKQVMASVIAQHRHLLIAGSDGRLVGDIQPLVRLNVQVIAEDGSQREIGYQGMGGRYGFDELVDPKAWKKLVDQAVHAAVVNLEAQACPAGTMDVVLGPGWPGILLHEAIGHGLEGDFNRKKTSAFSDRVGERVAADGVTVIDDGTLEKRRGSLNVDDEGTPTQRNVLIENGILLGYMQDRLNARLMGVPETGNGRRESYAHLPIPRMTNTFMLAGDDDPEDILKSVKNGLYAVSFGGGQVDITSGKFVFSASEAFRIEDGRIGAPVKGATLIGNGPDVLTRVSRIGHDLELDWGVGTCGKDGQGVPVGVGLPTIRLDALTVGGTEG